Proteins encoded together in one Desulfovibrio porci window:
- a CDS encoding CgeB family protein — protein sequence MPATPLRILVILPMYGGSLPIGRYCAAALRALGHTVRLFEAPMLYPAFTGLKGLGLTPAQTIPLENAFFQVVSQAVWAHVQSLEPHLVLALAQAPMSRSLLQRLRRAGVRTAMWFVEDYRIFSYWRTYAPLYDAFAVIQKEPFLSELAQIGQTRALYLPLAALPEFHKALELSPTEQKEYGSDIAFLGAGYPNRRLAFRPLAGRDFKIWGSDWEGESLLSGNIQRQGARISEEESVKIYNAAKVNLNLHSSLQRGDLVSHGDFVNPRTFELAAMGAFQLVDQRGLLGELFAPDELATFTSMNEFYAGIDYFLAHPEEREAFARRARERTLRDHTYERRMAALLNYLETELGSWPHKDEAARDAPPELDPQLREELAQLTQKLGLGPHASFDDVLAHLREQSGALSELETSLLFLDEWRGQYLKK from the coding sequence ATGCCCGCCACGCCCCTGCGTATTCTGGTGATTCTGCCCATGTACGGCGGTTCGCTGCCCATAGGCCGATATTGCGCCGCGGCCCTGCGCGCGTTGGGGCATACGGTGCGGCTTTTTGAAGCCCCCATGCTCTATCCGGCCTTTACCGGCCTCAAGGGACTGGGGCTGACGCCCGCGCAGACCATACCGTTGGAAAACGCCTTTTTCCAGGTGGTGTCTCAGGCTGTCTGGGCCCATGTCCAGTCGCTGGAGCCTCACCTTGTGCTGGCGCTGGCCCAGGCTCCCATGAGCCGGAGCCTCCTGCAGCGCTTGCGGCGCGCCGGGGTGCGCACGGCCATGTGGTTTGTGGAGGACTACCGGATATTCAGCTACTGGCGGACCTACGCGCCGTTGTATGACGCATTCGCGGTCATCCAGAAAGAGCCCTTTCTGTCGGAACTGGCTCAAATCGGCCAGACACGCGCTCTGTATCTGCCCTTGGCGGCCCTGCCGGAATTTCACAAAGCCCTGGAACTGAGTCCGACCGAGCAAAAGGAATACGGATCGGACATTGCCTTTCTGGGCGCGGGCTATCCCAACCGGCGTCTGGCCTTTCGGCCTCTGGCCGGACGGGATTTCAAGATATGGGGTTCGGACTGGGAAGGCGAGAGCCTGCTGAGCGGGAACATTCAGCGTCAGGGGGCGCGCATCAGCGAAGAGGAAAGCGTCAAAATCTACAATGCCGCCAAGGTGAATCTCAATCTGCACTCCAGTTTGCAGAGGGGGGATCTGGTCAGCCACGGGGATTTCGTCAATCCGCGCACCTTTGAACTGGCCGCCATGGGGGCCTTTCAACTGGTGGACCAGCGCGGTTTGCTGGGTGAGCTTTTCGCGCCTGATGAACTGGCTACCTTCACATCCATGAATGAATTTTACGCCGGGATCGACTATTTTCTGGCCCATCCCGAGGAACGCGAGGCCTTCGCCCGGCGTGCCCGGGAACGCACGTTGCGCGACCACACCTATGAGCGGCGCATGGCCGCCTTGCTGAACTACCTGGAGACGGAACTGGGGTCCTGGCCGCACAAGGACGAGGCCGCGCGGGACGCGCCGCCGGAGCTTGATCCGCAGTTGCGGGAAGAGCTGGCGCAGCTGACGCAAAAGCTGGGATTGGGGCCGCACGCCTCGTTTGACGACGTGCTGGCCCATTTGCGGGAACAGAGTGGCGCGCTGAGCGAACTGGAAACCAGTCTGCTTTTTCTGGACGAATGGCGCGGCCAGTATCTGAAAAAATAA
- a CDS encoding glycosyltransferase family 9 protein, whose protein sequence is MAAFLVLQAARFGDLVQSKRLIRTLQERGRVHLGVDVGLAALARLLYPGAEVHGLRLHGQPGAAALAENRAVFRQWREMDFQAVYNCNFSPVTAAVCRLFEPEIVMGYRPARTPQGGITRSAWARLTFRLSERRVFSPLNLVDFWGHFASSPLAAERVNPSARPGGQGLGVVLAGRESRRSLPLPLLASILQTLFGLLDGPKVRLLGSGAEQPVAHKLQRLLPAKVQGKVEDLSGKTDWPGLIHAVEGLDALLTPDTGIMHLAAHLGVPVLAFFLSSAWCHETGPYGRGHAVWQASRSCAPCLESAPCPHRVACLEALQGKELLRSLASAVRPEARIRAELPDGLQFWRSDLDALGGVLRLDGGRDAHAPQRAFTRALLAEFLHLPENGEADAAGRTGSPEPTDPAEQAALREWLCHDADWMLPPGRYC, encoded by the coding sequence ATGGCGGCATTTCTGGTCTTACAGGCGGCCCGCTTCGGCGATCTGGTGCAGAGCAAGCGCCTGATCCGGACATTGCAGGAGCGGGGCCGGGTGCACTTGGGCGTGGACGTTGGCCTTGCGGCTCTGGCGCGCCTGCTCTATCCCGGCGCGGAGGTCCACGGACTGCGCCTGCACGGTCAGCCGGGGGCCGCCGCTCTGGCTGAAAACAGAGCTGTCTTCCGCCAATGGCGGGAGATGGACTTCCAGGCCGTCTACAACTGCAATTTTTCCCCTGTCACCGCTGCCGTCTGCCGCCTGTTCGAGCCGGAGATCGTCATGGGCTACCGCCCCGCGCGAACCCCGCAGGGCGGTATCACGCGTTCGGCCTGGGCGCGGCTGACTTTCCGTCTGAGCGAGAGGCGGGTTTTCTCTCCGCTGAATCTGGTGGATTTCTGGGGACATTTCGCCTCGTCGCCGCTGGCGGCGGAACGGGTCAATCCATCGGCCCGGCCCGGCGGCCAGGGCTTGGGCGTGGTGCTGGCGGGGCGTGAATCCCGCCGTTCCCTGCCCCTGCCTTTGCTGGCCTCAATACTGCAAACACTTTTCGGCCTGTTGGACGGCCCCAAGGTGCGCTTGCTGGGTTCCGGGGCGGAGCAGCCCGTCGCGCACAAACTGCAACGTCTTTTGCCCGCCAAAGTTCAGGGAAAGGTTGAAGATCTCAGCGGCAAAACGGACTGGCCCGGCTTGATTCACGCGGTGGAGGGCCTTGACGCGCTGCTCACGCCGGACACGGGCATCATGCATCTGGCCGCCCATCTGGGCGTGCCGGTGCTGGCTTTTTTTCTTTCCTCGGCCTGGTGCCATGAAACCGGCCCGTATGGCCGGGGGCACGCGGTCTGGCAGGCTTCGCGCTCCTGCGCGCCCTGTCTGGAATCCGCTCCCTGTCCTCATCGGGTCGCCTGCCTGGAAGCCCTGCAAGGCAAGGAACTGCTGCGCTCATTGGCGTCGGCCGTGCGGCCCGAAGCGCGGATCAGGGCCGAATTGCCGGACGGTCTGCAATTCTGGCGCAGCGATCTGGACGCCCTGGGCGGCGTGCTTCGCCTGGACGGCGGCCGCGATGCCCACGCCCCGCAACGGGCTTTTACACGCGCGCTGCTGGCGGAATTTCTGCATCTGCCGGAAAACGGCGAGGCGGACGCCGCCGGACGGACGGGATCGCCGGAACCGACTGATCCGGCGGAACAGGCCGCCTTGCGCGAATGGTTGTGTCATGACGCGGATTGGATGCTGCCGCCCGGGAGGTATTGCTGA
- a CDS encoding precorrin-2 dehydrogenase/sirohydrochlorin ferrochelatase family protein, giving the protein MSSAALRPPLYPLFLSLEGRRCLVAGLGGVGRRKLAGLLACGPASVLALDTLRAEDLPAEAAALLADPRVCFECRSCAPADVRDRALVFAATGSAEENARIAALCREAGVLCNCASAPELGAFSVPAVTRRDGLAAALSTGGASPALARRWRRELEDWLAPRARMARLMGRLRPLVLALHAETGQNTQLFRSLAASPLQSWLAEGDLESCRQWLLAELPSVLHVHIAELLDDLA; this is encoded by the coding sequence ATGTCATCCGCCGCGCTGCGCCCCCCCTTATATCCCCTCTTCCTTTCGCTGGAAGGACGCCGCTGTCTGGTAGCGGGCCTGGGAGGCGTTGGCCGACGCAAGCTGGCCGGTTTGCTGGCCTGTGGTCCGGCCTCGGTGCTGGCGCTGGATACGTTGCGGGCGGAGGATTTACCCGCCGAGGCCGCCGCGCTGCTCGCGGATCCGCGCGTTTGTTTTGAATGCCGCTCCTGCGCCCCCGCTGACGTGCGGGACCGCGCCCTGGTTTTCGCGGCCACCGGCAGCGCCGAGGAAAACGCCCGTATCGCCGCTCTGTGCCGTGAGGCGGGCGTCTTGTGCAATTGCGCCAGCGCGCCCGAGCTGGGCGCGTTCAGCGTGCCCGCCGTGACCCGGCGGGACGGACTCGCGGCGGCCTTGTCCACCGGCGGAGCCAGTCCAGCTCTGGCCCGGCGCTGGCGGCGCGAACTGGAGGACTGGCTGGCCCCTCGCGCCCGCATGGCCCGGCTGATGGGCCGCCTGCGTCCCCTGGTTCTTGCCTTGCACGCCGAGACAGGGCAGAATACACAACTGTTCCGCTCATTGGCGGCGTCGCCCCTGCAGTCCTGGCTGGCCGAGGGCGATCTTGAGAGTTGCCGCCAGTGGCTTCTGGCGGAGCTGCCCTCGGTTTTGCACGTTCACATAGCGGAGTTGCTTGATGATCTCGCCTGA
- the ccsA gene encoding cytochrome c biogenesis protein CcsA translates to MISPEASTLMTLSLYALASVAGLAGMTMRSPLWRRMGCWLALAGFACQTLMLALGFHKALPGGLSLGAYLQMLAWFVLLCGLAVWLKLRQEAALLFAAPLALMLFAMSAPYLSALVQVPPSLKAPFYALHIGALFLSLGLLTLSFAAGALFLFLEGRIKSKQRMKGFWQDMPALSMLDRINAFTTLTAFPLYTLGIVAGLIWAKPVFGATVTGDPKEVISIVVWLLFAVLFHNRLANGWKGRKPAQLAVFIFLLCLFSILVVNTFMETHHAFIRS, encoded by the coding sequence ATGATCTCGCCTGAAGCCTCAACGCTGATGACATTGAGTTTGTATGCCCTGGCCAGCGTGGCCGGACTGGCGGGGATGACAATGCGCAGCCCGCTCTGGCGCCGTATGGGCTGCTGGCTGGCCCTGGCGGGTTTTGCCTGCCAGACCCTGATGCTGGCGCTGGGCTTTCACAAAGCCCTGCCCGGCGGCCTGAGCCTGGGCGCGTATCTGCAAATGCTGGCCTGGTTCGTGCTGCTCTGCGGCCTGGCCGTGTGGCTCAAGCTGCGGCAGGAGGCGGCCCTGCTGTTCGCCGCGCCGCTGGCTTTGATGCTTTTCGCCATGTCCGCCCCCTATCTCAGCGCTCTGGTACAGGTGCCGCCCTCGCTCAAAGCGCCCTTCTACGCCCTGCACATCGGCGCGTTGTTCCTGAGCCTGGGCTTGCTGACCCTCTCGTTTGCGGCGGGCGCGCTTTTTCTTTTTCTGGAAGGACGGATCAAGAGCAAGCAGCGCATGAAAGGCTTCTGGCAGGACATGCCCGCCCTTTCCATGCTGGATAGAATCAATGCCTTCACCACCCTGACGGCTTTTCCGCTCTACACGCTGGGTATCGTGGCCGGGTTGATCTGGGCCAAACCCGTGTTCGGCGCCACGGTCACCGGCGACCCCAAGGAAGTCATCAGCATTGTGGTCTGGCTGCTGTTCGCCGTGCTCTTCCACAACCGGCTGGCGAACGGCTGGAAAGGCCGCAAACCGGCACAATTGGCTGTTTTCATTTTTCTTCTCTGTCTGTTTTCAATCCTTGTGGTGAACACCTTCATGGAGACGCACCACGCTTTCATCCGGAGCTGA
- the hemA gene encoding glutamyl-tRNA reductase has product MDCDIFLVGLNHRTAGVDVRERFALVNHCDEEHWALPCVGAVSEAMILSTCNRVELLAAGTGDVSGQVLDCWAKARGAQADELRPYVYIHKNLEAVRHLFSVASSLDSMVLGEPQILGQLKTAYRKAVDSHATGVILNRLLHKAFSVAKRVRTETAVASSAVSISYAAVELAKRIFGDMHSHKALLVGAGEMAELAATHLLQAGIDEILVANRTLVRGQELAEQFHGRAIPFEQLAGHLTEVDIIITSTGSPEPIIRARDIRTVLKARKNRPMFFIDIAVPRDIDPDVNGLDNVYLYDIDDLKEVVEENLANRRDEAAKAAEIVDEEVEFFAHWLSSLDAQPTIVELIQRGERAAQEELARTLKHLGPLDEQSRAALETMVSALVRKLNHDPIMFLKGGGMSREGGAARISMVRRIFNLDKTICSCSGKN; this is encoded by the coding sequence ATGGACTGTGATATCTTTCTTGTCGGCCTCAATCACCGCACGGCGGGTGTGGACGTGCGCGAACGTTTCGCCCTGGTCAACCACTGCGACGAGGAACACTGGGCGCTGCCCTGTGTCGGCGCGGTGAGCGAGGCCATGATTCTTTCCACCTGTAATCGCGTGGAACTGCTGGCCGCCGGTACGGGCGACGTGTCCGGCCAGGTGCTGGACTGCTGGGCGAAGGCGCGCGGGGCGCAGGCCGACGAACTCAGGCCCTACGTCTACATCCACAAAAATCTGGAAGCCGTGCGACATCTCTTTTCCGTGGCCTCCAGCCTGGATTCCATGGTGCTGGGCGAACCCCAGATCCTGGGCCAGTTGAAGACCGCCTACCGTAAGGCCGTGGACAGTCACGCCACGGGCGTGATTCTCAACCGCCTGCTACACAAGGCCTTTTCCGTAGCCAAACGGGTCCGTACCGAAACGGCCGTGGCCTCCAGCGCGGTTTCCATCAGTTACGCGGCGGTGGAGCTGGCCAAACGAATCTTTGGGGACATGCACTCCCACAAGGCCCTGCTGGTGGGCGCGGGTGAAATGGCGGAACTGGCTGCCACGCATCTTTTACAGGCCGGCATCGACGAAATTCTGGTGGCCAACCGCACCCTGGTGCGGGGTCAGGAACTGGCCGAGCAGTTCCACGGCCGGGCAATCCCCTTTGAACAGCTGGCCGGGCACCTCACGGAAGTGGACATTATCATCACCTCCACCGGTTCGCCGGAACCCATCATCCGCGCTCGGGACATCCGGACCGTACTCAAGGCGCGCAAGAACCGCCCCATGTTCTTCATCGACATCGCCGTGCCCCGTGATATCGACCCGGACGTCAACGGCCTGGACAATGTCTATCTTTACGACATTGACGATCTTAAAGAAGTAGTTGAAGAAAATCTGGCCAACCGCCGGGACGAGGCCGCCAAAGCCGCGGAAATCGTCGACGAGGAAGTGGAATTTTTCGCCCACTGGCTCAGCAGCCTCGACGCCCAGCCCACCATTGTGGAACTGATCCAGCGCGGCGAGCGCGCGGCTCAGGAGGAACTGGCCCGGACCCTGAAGCATCTGGGGCCCCTGGACGAACAGAGCCGCGCGGCGCTGGAAACCATGGTCAGCGCGTTGGTGCGCAAGCTGAACCATGACCCCATCATGTTTCTCAAGGGCGGCGGCATGTCCCGTGAGGGCGGCGCGGCGCGCATCAGCATGGTGCGGCGGATATTCAACCTGGACAAAACCATCTGTAGCTGTAGCGGGAAAAACTGA
- the tilS gene encoding tRNA lysidine(34) synthetase TilS, whose product MNSLPDLRSLSPVSARMCLAVERFCLHRLALPHGMRLVLALSGGADSTALACILHILSPRLELELFALTLDHGLRPEAEADARWTQAFCAWLGIPCARRRVDVTGLAAAKGWGLEEAGRHTRYALLEEERRAQKANFVVLGHHAGDLSEDVLLRLARGTGWPALGGMAARDDARRLLRPLLFTKPQDLRDLLTECGVSWREDASNASLNFMRNRLRHTVLPLLRRENPALDRGMAALWQLAQCDADYWETLLAEALAAHPWHEESQDGLPALLLPRELLAGLHPAARLRLYLKAVRLLVRQNTGQTGERSQARAHTLLELDAALREGRGNTRFQLPGGIEARLKSGAVRFVRTMGLEKRTVTAARGQTSGGQTP is encoded by the coding sequence ATGAACTCTTTGCCGGATCTGCGCAGCCTGTCTCCGGTCTCGGCCCGGATGTGCCTTGCGGTGGAACGTTTCTGCCTGCACCGTCTGGCCTTGCCGCATGGCATGCGGCTGGTGCTGGCGCTTTCCGGCGGGGCCGACTCCACGGCGCTGGCCTGCATTCTGCATATTCTTTCTCCCCGTCTGGAGCTCGAACTCTTTGCTCTGACCCTAGATCACGGGCTGCGGCCCGAAGCCGAAGCGGATGCCCGTTGGACGCAGGCGTTCTGCGCGTGGCTGGGCATACCCTGCGCGCGCCGCCGCGTTGATGTGACCGGACTGGCCGCCGCCAAAGGCTGGGGACTGGAAGAAGCCGGACGCCACACGCGTTACGCCTTGCTGGAAGAGGAGCGCCGGGCGCAAAAGGCGAATTTTGTGGTTCTGGGGCACCATGCCGGGGACTTGAGCGAGGACGTGCTGCTGCGCCTGGCGCGCGGCACGGGCTGGCCCGCTCTGGGCGGCATGGCGGCCCGCGACGACGCCCGTCGCCTGTTGCGCCCCCTGCTCTTCACCAAACCTCAGGATCTCAGGGATCTGCTGACTGAATGCGGCGTCTCCTGGCGGGAGGACGCCAGTAACGCCAGCCTGAACTTCATGCGCAACCGCCTGCGCCACACGGTGCTGCCTCTGCTGCGCAGGGAAAATCCGGCTCTGGACAGAGGCATGGCCGCGCTCTGGCAGTTGGCCCAGTGCGACGCGGACTACTGGGAAACGCTTCTGGCCGAAGCGCTGGCCGCGCATCCCTGGCATGAGGAAAGCCAAGACGGGCTTCCCGCTCTGCTTCTGCCGCGTGAGTTGCTGGCCGGACTGCACCCGGCGGCCCGGCTGCGACTGTATCTCAAGGCCGTGCGCCTTCTGGTCCGGCAGAACACGGGTCAAACAGGCGAACGCAGTCAGGCCCGGGCGCACACGCTGCTGGAACTGGACGCGGCATTACGCGAAGGGCGCGGCAATACCCGCTTTCAATTGCCCGGCGGCATTGAGGCCCGCCTCAAAAGCGGCGCGGTGCGCTTTGTCCGGACAATGGGCTTGGAGAAACGGACTGTAACAGCTGCGCGCGGGCAGACATCCGGTGGGCAAACCCCATGA
- a CDS encoding glycoside hydrolase family 25 protein, giving the protein MNVIHKKRIRLFSVFLAAAALLMAFLLYTGVILFNNPSREIYPVRGVDVSHHQGKIDWDTLARQDIQFAYIKATEGSNFKDKNFQENFFSASRAGLRVGAYHFFSYDSSGESQYMNFISVVPLQQGMLPPVVDIEFYGAKKEHPPDRQQTKKELRILLRRLEGHYGTKALIYTTDKAYRLYIADDFYDNDIWIRSVFTEPALTDKRRWKFWQYTNREKLAGYQGREEYIDVNVFAGTEREFAAYPERPSAMP; this is encoded by the coding sequence ATGAACGTCATACATAAAAAACGCATCAGGCTTTTTTCAGTTTTTCTTGCCGCTGCCGCGTTGCTTATGGCTTTTCTTCTCTATACCGGCGTAATTCTCTTTAACAATCCGTCACGGGAGATATATCCCGTGCGGGGCGTTGACGTATCGCATCATCAGGGTAAAATCGACTGGGATACTCTTGCGCGGCAGGATATACAATTTGCGTATATCAAGGCAACGGAAGGCAGCAATTTCAAGGATAAAAATTTTCAGGAAAACTTTTTCAGCGCTTCCAGGGCAGGCCTTCGCGTTGGCGCGTACCACTTTTTCAGTTATGACAGCAGCGGCGAGTCACAATATATGAATTTTATTTCAGTTGTGCCGCTACAGCAAGGAATGCTGCCGCCTGTGGTCGATATTGAATTTTATGGCGCCAAAAAGGAACATCCGCCGGACAGGCAACAAACAAAAAAGGAATTGCGAATCCTGCTGCGGCGACTGGAGGGGCACTACGGGACCAAAGCACTCATCTACACCACAGACAAAGCATATCGGCTCTATATTGCTGATGATTTCTACGACAACGACATCTGGATACGTAGCGTTTTTACCGAGCCGGCGCTGACCGACAAGCGCCGCTGGAAATTCTGGCAGTATACGAACAGGGAAAAACTGGCCGGGTATCAGGGAAGAGAAGAATATATTGATGTGAACGTGTTCGCCGGAACAGAGCGGGAATTTGCCGCTTACCCCGAGCGGCCTTCAGCCATGCCGTAA
- a CDS encoding glycosyltransferase family 8 protein produces MIHIALAFHDNDGNYALHAAATLVSLFRRTASPITAHILHDAGLNDTGRARLAAVAEHFGQGLRLHAVPELPPASAADLPPQFGPGSLYRLHLPALVDEEQVIYLDCDICCTLDIRELWEQAAQGCAPSGEAPLLSCVRNMTDGRAVEKKGLNPAWYFNSGVLVFRPRRLRAVFPDLMAAVLRLLPELPRPLLFPDQDALNVIFRRLPLHWLDERFNYQLHVAGRWLQPPDLLEGKVLHFCGHKPWCEPLFPSALGHLENYRFLRRLLTAPRSPAT; encoded by the coding sequence ATGATTCACATAGCCCTGGCCTTCCATGATAATGACGGCAATTACGCGCTGCACGCAGCCGCCACTCTGGTTTCCCTGTTCAGACGCACGGCAAGCCCGATCACGGCCCATATCCTGCATGACGCCGGCCTGAACGACACGGGCCGGGCACGGCTGGCGGCCGTGGCAGAACACTTCGGCCAAGGCCTGCGTCTTCATGCGGTCCCGGAACTCCCTCCGGCATCGGCCGCCGACCTGCCGCCGCAGTTCGGGCCGGGTTCGCTCTACCGCCTCCATCTGCCCGCCTTGGTGGACGAGGAGCAGGTTATTTACCTGGATTGCGATATCTGCTGTACGCTGGATATCAGGGAATTGTGGGAGCAAGCGGCTCAAGGCTGCGCCCCGTCCGGGGAAGCTCCGCTGCTTTCCTGTGTGCGCAACATGACGGACGGTCGAGCCGTGGAGAAAAAAGGCCTGAACCCAGCATGGTATTTCAACAGCGGCGTACTGGTCTTCCGTCCGCGACGACTGCGCGCAGTGTTCCCGGATCTGATGGCGGCCGTGCTGCGCCTTTTGCCCGAACTGCCCCGCCCCCTGCTTTTTCCGGATCAGGACGCGCTGAACGTCATATTCCGACGTCTTCCCCTGCACTGGCTGGATGAGCGCTTCAATTACCAGTTGCATGTGGCCGGGCGTTGGCTGCAGCCGCCGGACCTGCTTGAGGGCAAAGTGCTCCACTTTTGCGGGCATAAGCCCTGGTGCGAACCGCTCTTTCCTTCAGCTCTAGGGCATCTGGAAAACTACCGTTTTCTAAGGAGACTGTTGACCGCGCCCCGGTCCCCCGCCACTTGA
- the dxs gene encoding 1-deoxy-D-xylulose-5-phosphate synthase, protein MTQKAATPILDGITSPGQVADLSDPELAQLAEELRRRIIEVVAHNGGHLAPSLGVVELTLALFSTFDLDKDKLIWDVGHQAYAHKLLTGRADRFHTLRLLDGLSGFPRMAESPYDHFGVGHSSTSISAALGMALARDLSGLHHHVLAVIGDGSLTAGEAFEGLNLAGHMGRRLIVVLNDNEMSISSNVGALSLFLSRTLSRRWVRQTRREVLKFLRSIPRIGQKLALYAMRGEWSFKSFFTPGMLFEAFRFTYIGPVDGHDLPALRRHLQMAAAVEDGPVLLHVRTRKGKGYAPAEKNPTQYHGVGLFTPETGLPVASASLPTFTRVFSDTLLELAEKDERIIAITAAMPEGTGTNRFRERFPDRFVDTGICEQHAVTFAAGLASQGYRPALAIYSTFLQRGYDQVVHDVCLQNLPVTFCVDRAGLVGEDGATHHGAFDIAFLRHIPQIRMLAPRDEDMLRHCLKTALSGDGPHALRYPRGAGFGVPLAGEPRLLAPGVGEVLRQGEKIAVIAVGNRAHPALEAAALVEKELGFSPLVFDPVWIKPLPEEQLADLARRFDRLLIVEEGVLAGGFSSAVLEFLNDHGLLRGQRIRRLGLPDSFVEHGKQLQLREMLGLRSQGIARAILELAREA, encoded by the coding sequence ATGACACAGAAGGCGGCGACGCCCATTCTGGACGGCATTACCAGTCCGGGGCAGGTGGCGGACCTTTCCGACCCGGAACTGGCCCAACTGGCGGAAGAGTTGCGTCGGCGCATCATTGAGGTGGTGGCGCACAACGGCGGCCATCTGGCCCCTTCGCTGGGCGTGGTGGAGCTGACGCTGGCCCTGTTTTCCACCTTTGATCTGGACAAGGACAAGCTGATCTGGGACGTGGGGCATCAGGCCTACGCCCACAAGCTGCTCACGGGCCGGGCCGATCGCTTCCACACCCTCCGCCTTCTGGACGGTTTGTCCGGTTTTCCGCGCATGGCTGAAAGCCCCTATGACCATTTCGGTGTCGGACATTCCTCTACCTCCATTTCAGCGGCGCTGGGCATGGCTCTGGCGCGGGATCTTTCCGGCCTGCACCACCATGTGCTGGCCGTTATCGGCGACGGCTCGCTGACCGCCGGTGAGGCCTTCGAAGGGCTCAATCTGGCCGGGCACATGGGGCGGCGGCTTATTGTGGTGCTCAACGACAATGAAATGTCCATTTCGTCCAATGTGGGCGCGTTGTCCCTGTTTCTCAGCCGCACGCTGTCGCGGCGCTGGGTGCGCCAGACCCGCCGGGAAGTGCTCAAGTTTCTGCGCTCCATCCCGCGCATCGGGCAAAAGCTGGCTCTTTACGCCATGCGCGGCGAATGGAGCTTCAAATCCTTCTTCACGCCGGGTATGCTCTTCGAGGCCTTCCGCTTCACCTATATCGGCCCGGTGGACGGGCATGACCTTCCGGCACTGCGGCGGCATCTGCAGATGGCCGCCGCAGTGGAAGACGGGCCCGTGCTGCTGCACGTGCGCACCCGCAAAGGCAAAGGCTATGCCCCGGCGGAAAAGAATCCCACCCAGTATCACGGCGTGGGGCTGTTCACGCCGGAAACCGGCCTGCCCGTGGCCTCGGCCTCGCTGCCCACTTTTACCCGCGTTTTCAGCGATACCCTGCTGGAACTGGCGGAAAAAGACGAGCGGATCATCGCCATCACGGCGGCCATGCCCGAGGGCACGGGCACCAACCGCTTCCGGGAGCGCTTTCCGGACCGTTTCGTGGATACGGGCATCTGTGAGCAACATGCGGTGACCTTTGCCGCAGGTCTGGCCAGTCAGGGTTACCGGCCCGCGCTGGCCATCTATTCCACTTTTTTGCAGCGCGGCTATGACCAGGTGGTCCACGACGTCTGTCTTCAGAATCTGCCGGTGACCTTCTGCGTGGACCGCGCCGGTCTGGTGGGCGAAGACGGCGCCACCCACCACGGAGCCTTTGACATAGCCTTTCTGCGGCATATCCCGCAGATACGCATGCTGGCGCCGCGCGACGAGGATATGTTGCGCCATTGCCTGAAAACCGCCCTGAGCGGCGACGGGCCCCACGCCCTGCGCTATCCGCGCGGCGCGGGCTTCGGCGTGCCGCTGGCCGGGGAACCGCGCCTGCTTGCGCCGGGCGTGGGCGAGGTGTTGCGCCAGGGCGAGAAGATCGCCGTCATCGCCGTGGGCAACCGCGCGCATCCGGCCCTGGAGGCCGCCGCGCTGGTGGAAAAGGAACTGGGCTTCAGCCCGCTGGTTTTTGATCCCGTCTGGATCAAGCCCCTGCCGGAAGAACAACTGGCGGATCTGGCCCGGCGTTTTGACCGCCTGCTGATCGTGGAGGAAGGCGTGCTGGCCGGGGGCTTTTCCTCGGCGGTGCTGGAATTTCTTAATGACCACGGCTTGCTGCGCGGTCAGCGCATCCGGCGTCTGGGCCTGCCGGACAGCTTTGTGGAGCACGGCAAGCAATTGCAGTTGCGCGAGATGCTGGGCCTGCGCAGTCAGGGCATCGCCCGCGCGATTCTGGAACTGGCCCGTGAGGCCTGA